A region from the Silene latifolia isolate original U9 population chromosome 7, ASM4854445v1, whole genome shotgun sequence genome encodes:
- the LOC141592415 gene encoding inositol oxygenase 1-like, translating to MTVIVEEPVFEIQQGGIKDICLETNEMVLDAGFKMPESKDLASANGFSAPEINAFGQTFRDYNVEAERQKTVEEFYRQNHIHQSVDFVKKMREEYMKLDKVEMSIWECCELLNTVVDESDPDLDEPQIEHLLQTAEAIRKDYPNEDWLHLTALIHDLGKVLVHPSFGELPQWAVVGDTFPVGCAFDESIVHHKHFKQNPDYNNPAYNTKFGIYSEGCGLDNVLVSWGHDDYMYLVAKENGTTLPPAALFIVRFHSFYALHTSGAYKHLLNDEDRANMKWLHIFNKYDLYSKSKVRVDVEKVKPYYISLINKYFPSKLRW from the exons AAATCCAGCAGGGTGGAATCAAGGACATTTGTTTGGAAACAAATGAAATGGTACTAGATGCTGGATTTAAGATGCCTGAATCAAAGGATTTGGCCTCTGCTAACGGATTTTCAGCACCCGAAATCAATGCTTTCGGCCAAACCTTCAG AGATTATAATGTGGAGGCTGAAAGGCAAAAAACTGTGGAGGAATTTTACAGGCAGAATCACATTCATCAATCCGTTGATTTT GTAAAAAAGATGAGGGAGGAATACATGAAATTGGACAAGGTTGAAATGAGCATATGGGAATGCTGTGAACTTCTAAATACAGTGGTGGACGAAAGTGACCCTGACTTGGATGAACCTCAAATTGAGCATTTGCTTCAAACTGCCGAGGCCATTCGTAAGGATTATCCTAATGAAGATTGGCTTCACTTGACTGCCCTCATTCATG ACCTTGGAAAGGTTCTTGTGCATCCTAGCTTCGGAGAGCTGCCGCAATGGGCCGTTGTTGGTGACACATTCCCAGTTGGATGTGCATTTGATGAGTCCATTGTGCACCATAAG CATTTCAAGCAAAACCCAGACTACAACAACCCTGCTTACAACACCAAATTTGGAATTTATTCGGAAGGATGTGGTCTTGATAATGTCTTGGTTTCTTGGGGACATGACGACTACATGTACTTg GTTGCCAAAGAAAATGGTACCACCCTTCCTCCGGCCGCTCTGTTCATCGTTCGATTTCACTCTTTCTATG CATTGCATACATCTGGAGCTTACAAGCACCTGTTGAATGACGAAGACAGGGCCAACATGAAATGGCTTCATATTTTCAA TAAGTATGATCTCTATAGCAAGAGCAAAGTTCGAGTTGATGTGGAAAAAGTAAAGCCATATTATATTTCTCTCATTAACAAG TATTTCCCATCTAAGCTAAGATGGTGA